A single region of the Pontibacter kalidii genome encodes:
- a CDS encoding M28 family peptidase, with translation MKWKCLAAGLCLALASSAAYAQTAEVPRPVAKAMKKVKPADISAHIAYLADDKLLGRKPGTPGFQLAVDYVTDQFRKLNVKPAGENNTYLQTVRVRTAYTNPKATMQLTADTAGTVELAYGKDFTIFPNAGQEQVSLQAPLVFAGFGISAPDMNYDDYANIDARGKVVVIVRGTPEGFPSTVASYSTDYQTILNTAAKNGAVGVLVASMNPNGGLPDFSTRGMSSVMGADGKVAASRSHHEAIKLLGMVHFNVLQKLMAAAGQDLQQVAGSLRSGTPASTPLPFSISSNYSNRYEDIETYNVVGKIEGSDPVLKNEYVVHSAHLDHVGVGKPIDGDSIYNGAHDNASGVASLLEIAKIYDNLKQKPKRSILIVMVTAEEMGLLGSAYFAKFPTVPASQLVANVNTDMPTLIAPLLAVVPLGAAHSSLQDEVQQASEYLGLDVEEDPEPEQNRFVRSDQYSFVVQGVPALHIKYGNKTADGKNNLDETVKVWREKYYHKPQDNFEGGTFDFDAAKKYVQLNFLIGYLVAQDVQKPTWNEGDFFGNRFGRAK, from the coding sequence ATGAAATGGAAATGTTTAGCGGCAGGCCTTTGCCTGGCTTTGGCCTCCTCAGCAGCTTATGCCCAAACGGCTGAGGTGCCCAGGCCCGTGGCCAAGGCAATGAAGAAAGTAAAACCCGCCGACATCAGCGCGCACATCGCCTACCTGGCCGACGATAAATTGCTGGGCCGCAAGCCGGGCACGCCGGGCTTTCAGCTGGCTGTAGACTATGTTACCGACCAGTTCAGAAAGCTGAACGTGAAGCCTGCCGGGGAGAACAACACGTACCTGCAAACGGTGCGGGTGCGCACCGCTTACACCAACCCGAAGGCTACCATGCAGCTAACTGCCGATACAGCGGGCACTGTGGAGCTGGCATATGGCAAGGACTTTACGATCTTCCCGAACGCAGGCCAGGAGCAGGTGTCGCTGCAGGCGCCGCTGGTGTTTGCGGGCTTCGGCATCAGTGCCCCGGACATGAACTATGATGACTATGCCAACATAGATGCCAGAGGAAAAGTAGTGGTGATCGTGCGCGGCACACCGGAGGGTTTCCCTTCTACGGTGGCATCTTACAGCACCGATTACCAAACCATTCTGAACACCGCTGCCAAAAACGGGGCCGTGGGTGTACTGGTCGCATCGATGAACCCGAATGGGGGGCTGCCTGACTTCTCCACCCGTGGCATGTCCAGCGTAATGGGTGCCGATGGGAAAGTGGCCGCCTCGCGCAGTCACCATGAGGCTATCAAGCTGCTGGGGATGGTGCATTTCAACGTTTTGCAGAAGCTGATGGCCGCCGCCGGGCAGGACCTGCAGCAGGTAGCCGGTAGCCTCCGCAGCGGTACACCCGCCTCTACACCGCTTCCGTTTAGCATCAGCAGCAACTACAGCAACCGCTACGAGGATATCGAGACATACAACGTGGTGGGCAAAATCGAAGGCTCCGACCCGGTACTCAAAAACGAGTACGTGGTGCATAGTGCCCACCTCGACCACGTAGGCGTAGGCAAGCCAATCGATGGCGACTCGATCTACAACGGCGCCCACGACAACGCTTCCGGAGTGGCCAGCCTGCTGGAGATTGCCAAGATATACGACAACCTAAAACAGAAGCCGAAGCGCTCTATACTAATCGTGATGGTAACGGCGGAGGAAATGGGCCTGCTGGGCTCTGCCTACTTTGCTAAATTCCCTACCGTGCCAGCCAGCCAGCTAGTAGCCAACGTGAATACCGACATGCCAACCCTTATCGCGCCGCTGCTGGCGGTGGTGCCGCTGGGAGCCGCGCACTCGTCTTTGCAGGATGAGGTACAGCAGGCCAGCGAGTACCTGGGTTTGGATGTGGAGGAAGACCCGGAGCCAGAGCAGAACCGCTTTGTGCGCAGCGACCAGTACAGCTTTGTGGTACAGGGCGTACCGGCGCTCCATATCAAGTATGGCAACAAAACCGCAGACGGCAAAAACAACCTGGACGAGACCGTGAAAGTATGGCGCGAGAAATACTACCATAAACCGCAGGACAACTTCGAGGGCGGCACCTTCGATTTTGACGCCGCCAAAAAGTATGTGCAGCTCAACTTCCTGATCGGCTACCTGGTGGCCCAGGACGTGCAAAAGCCTACCTGGAACGAAGGTGACTTCTTCGGCAACAGGTTTGGCCGGGCTAAATAG
- a CDS encoding SusC/RagA family TonB-linked outer membrane protein — protein sequence MAASSNVVSQSSSTKSLNDVLRDLRNKYGIQYSYKADVAQNLQLQVPAGLAEEQNVEVVLSKVLTPGGLTYKKVNNVYIIVKDVNTAPAATPAASPAKTTNARQEQTIRGTVTDDGGIPLPGVTVVVKGTTRGTSTDASGNFTLSVPANSTLVLSFIGFQTQEVPVGNQATFNIAMQIDTKALEEVVVVGYGTQRKQDVTGSVASISPKEFNNGVVGTPDQLLAGKVPGLTVNRSSGDPTAGSTIQLRGPSSLTAGSSPFYVIDGVPGASIDLVAPDDIVSMDVLKDASATAIYGSRAANGVIMVTTRRGKAGAPTLSYSGYAALETVANKIDVLSADEYHRFLADNDMEVAASEDGASTDWQEEIYRNGISQNHNIGFSGGNETTRYNASVNYFNNEGIIKRNSLERVIGRLGVDQDMFEGRLRLGLSVVNTMINSNHVDYGIFNGAARFLPVSPVTSDATEYERYGGYFQVPGRTNYFNPVAMLNQRDEERNRNIMLGSAKVGVDILPGLVLDLTGSLQRENYDRNYYMRRSDFDPRALGIGYAEREGLKHTDKIFESVLNYTKNFADRHKLKLLGGYSYQNTMRNDGIKAINDNFSSDELGAGNLFAGNGDAALHFRGFPRKEESTLVSFFGRVNYSFDEKYILSATLRRDGSSKFGVNNRWAMFPSFAAAWRISEESFMQTQSLFSDLKLRVGYGISGNQNIPPYRSITLFGPQEDQFLYNGEFINSYSVIQNPNPDLKWESTSMLNVGVDFAILNGRVSGTVEYYDKQTDDLLYEYNVPTPPYQFNRLLANGATMSNKGVEVMLTGEVMSSSNFSWNSSVNFARNKNEVGSLASNVDNLNVTQRLEGYLTLDGWTGQSVSLVEPGLPLGTFYTARYIGYDENTRQTIYQTPQGELVTADQLRTPDDFQIVGQALPKFTYGWSNNFNYKSFDFGFFLRGVYGNKIFNATRADLSRLTQATSFNISQEALEDGIFEAPVASSRWIEDGSFARLEYATLGYNFNVAGLKYLKTARVYVTGQNLFVITDYTGVDPEVSLDGLAPGIDNRNYYPKTRSFLLGVNLSF from the coding sequence TTGGCTGCCAGTTCAAACGTAGTGAGCCAGAGTTCTTCCACAAAGTCGCTGAACGACGTGCTGCGAGACCTGCGCAACAAGTATGGCATACAATACTCTTACAAGGCCGATGTGGCGCAAAACCTACAGCTGCAGGTGCCGGCTGGCCTTGCGGAGGAGCAGAACGTGGAGGTGGTGCTCTCAAAGGTATTAACCCCGGGCGGCTTGACCTATAAGAAGGTGAACAACGTGTACATCATCGTAAAGGATGTGAACACTGCGCCCGCCGCCACGCCGGCTGCCTCACCGGCTAAAACTACGAACGCGAGACAGGAGCAGACTATCCGCGGCACTGTAACGGATGATGGCGGTATCCCACTTCCCGGCGTGACCGTGGTGGTAAAAGGGACTACGCGTGGTACCTCTACCGATGCTAGCGGTAACTTTACCCTTTCCGTGCCAGCCAACTCCACACTGGTGCTCAGCTTCATCGGCTTCCAGACGCAGGAGGTTCCTGTTGGCAATCAAGCCACGTTTAACATCGCCATGCAAATCGACACCAAGGCGCTGGAGGAGGTTGTGGTTGTGGGGTATGGTACACAGCGCAAGCAGGATGTAACAGGCTCGGTTGCCTCCATATCACCTAAGGAGTTTAATAACGGTGTAGTTGGTACCCCGGACCAGTTGCTAGCTGGCAAAGTGCCCGGCCTGACTGTAAACCGCAGCAGCGGTGACCCTACCGCTGGTTCTACCATACAGCTGAGAGGCCCGTCCTCACTTACTGCAGGTTCCTCTCCCTTCTACGTGATTGACGGCGTGCCAGGCGCTTCCATCGATCTGGTGGCCCCAGATGACATTGTATCCATGGACGTGTTGAAAGACGCCTCTGCCACCGCAATCTATGGTTCAAGAGCAGCGAACGGTGTGATCATGGTTACCACCAGAAGAGGCAAGGCAGGTGCCCCAACTCTATCTTACAGCGGCTATGCAGCCTTAGAAACAGTAGCCAACAAAATTGATGTCCTGAGCGCGGACGAGTACCACCGTTTTCTGGCTGACAATGATATGGAAGTGGCGGCCAGCGAGGATGGCGCAAGCACAGACTGGCAGGAGGAGATCTACCGCAACGGAATTTCCCAGAACCATAACATAGGTTTCAGCGGCGGGAATGAAACTACGCGCTACAATGCCTCTGTTAACTACTTCAATAACGAAGGTATCATAAAGAGAAATTCCCTGGAGCGTGTTATCGGCCGCTTAGGCGTTGATCAGGATATGTTCGAAGGCAGGCTGCGCTTGGGCTTGTCTGTAGTGAACACTATGATCAACTCTAACCACGTAGACTACGGTATCTTCAACGGAGCTGCCAGGTTCCTGCCTGTTTCTCCTGTCACCAGCGATGCTACGGAGTATGAGCGCTATGGAGGATATTTCCAGGTGCCGGGCCGCACAAACTACTTTAACCCGGTAGCCATGTTGAACCAGCGTGATGAGGAGCGCAACAGAAACATTATGCTGGGCTCTGCAAAGGTTGGCGTAGACATTCTGCCAGGCCTGGTGCTTGACTTAACAGGCTCGTTGCAGCGAGAGAACTATGACCGCAACTACTACATGCGCCGTAGCGATTTCGACCCGCGTGCCTTAGGAATCGGTTATGCCGAGCGTGAAGGCCTTAAGCACACAGACAAGATTTTCGAGTCGGTATTGAACTATACTAAAAACTTTGCTGACCGTCATAAGCTGAAGCTTTTAGGGGGCTACTCTTACCAGAATACCATGAGAAACGATGGTATTAAAGCCATTAACGATAATTTCTCTTCTGATGAGCTTGGCGCTGGTAACCTGTTCGCCGGTAACGGTGATGCCGCCCTGCACTTTAGAGGGTTCCCAAGAAAAGAAGAGTCTACGCTGGTGTCATTTTTTGGCCGTGTAAACTATAGCTTTGATGAAAAGTACATACTGAGCGCCACACTGCGCCGTGACGGGTCTTCTAAATTCGGGGTGAACAACAGGTGGGCGATGTTCCCGTCATTTGCTGCAGCCTGGAGAATATCCGAAGAATCGTTCATGCAGACGCAGAGCCTGTTCAGTGACCTGAAGCTTCGTGTTGGCTACGGTATCTCTGGTAACCAGAACATTCCTCCATACCGCTCTATTACACTGTTCGGCCCTCAGGAAGACCAGTTCCTTTACAATGGTGAGTTCATCAACAGCTATTCCGTTATTCAGAACCCTAACCCTGACCTGAAGTGGGAGAGCACCTCGATGCTGAACGTGGGTGTGGACTTCGCAATCCTGAATGGCCGTGTTTCCGGTACAGTAGAGTACTATGATAAGCAGACAGATGACCTGCTGTATGAGTACAATGTGCCAACCCCTCCTTACCAGTTTAACCGACTGCTGGCCAATGGTGCTACCATGAGTAATAAAGGTGTAGAGGTTATGCTGACAGGCGAGGTAATGAGCAGCAGCAACTTTAGCTGGAACAGCTCGGTTAACTTCGCGCGCAACAAGAACGAGGTAGGCTCACTTGCCAGTAACGTAGACAACCTGAACGTAACGCAGCGCCTGGAAGGCTACCTGACGTTGGATGGCTGGACAGGCCAGTCTGTGAGTTTGGTTGAGCCAGGTCTGCCACTAGGTACGTTCTATACGGCCAGGTACATTGGCTATGATGAAAATACGCGCCAGACGATCTATCAAACCCCTCAGGGCGAGCTGGTGACGGCAGATCAGCTGCGCACACCAGACGATTTCCAAATTGTTGGGCAGGCCTTGCCTAAGTTTACGTACGGTTGGAGCAACAACTTTAACTATAAGTCCTTTGATTTTGGCTTCTTCCTGAGGGGTGTGTATGGTAACAAGATTTTCAATGCTACCAGAGCCGACTTGTCTCGCCTAACACAGGCAACATCATTCAATATCTCTCAGGAGGCGCTTGAGGATGGCATCTTCGAGGCGCCTGTGGCATCGAGCCGCTGGATTGAGGATGGCTCTTTTGCACGCCTTGAGTATGCCACACTAGGGTACAACTTTAATGTGGCTGGCTTGAAGTACCTGAAAACGGCAAGAGTTTATGTGACTGGCCAGAACCTGTTTGTAATTACGGATTATACCGGCGTAGACCCAGAGGTATCGCTAGATGGCCTGGCTCCAGGTATCGACAACCGTAACTACTACCCTAAGACAAGGTCTTTCCTGCTGGGGGTAAACCTAAGTTTCTAG
- a CDS encoding RagB/SusD family nutrient uptake outer membrane protein: protein MKSLIRKSLVVLGCASVGAFASCTDLDEEVYSDYTEQNFPSTPEQYAALTGPVYVAAQKFFDNNFYDLQETATDEVVVPTRGGDWFDGGKWRAMHLHTWTPSHELMRNSWDWGFNAIGTANRILTQLETAPESDNKRQTIAEVKTMRAWYYYNMMDAFGNIPVVTTFDDNAAAPMQMPRAEVAAFIAAELEENLQYLTEEVSPTTYGRPTKWMAHTLLAKLYLNSEVYTGKATAPDGELYWDKVVKHADAVINSDKYALESNYFDMFKPTNGPQNREPIFSIPFDAVKAKGNLLYNKVLHYAHRDTYGLTTNPWNGWTTTPSFFNLFADQDIRKQQWLYGQQLNASGDNLVYNGVNVVLDPYYFPAFDVGGEDDLGRLAGARNIKYLPDPNAVNFNANNDVVIFRYADVLLMKAEAILRGSSLGSRADALALVNQVRDRAFNDNPEFRYTDANLTLQNIYNERGREFALEMTRRTDMIRFGRFEDEILFKPANPGETYKRLFPIPATAIASNPNLVQNPGY, encoded by the coding sequence ATGAAATCACTGATAAGAAAAAGTTTGGTAGTCTTGGGCTGTGCCTCAGTGGGTGCTTTCGCATCTTGTACAGACCTGGACGAAGAAGTATACTCTGACTATACAGAGCAGAACTTCCCATCCACGCCTGAGCAGTACGCAGCCCTGACCGGGCCTGTGTATGTAGCCGCCCAGAAGTTCTTCGACAATAACTTCTATGACCTGCAGGAGACAGCAACAGATGAGGTAGTAGTGCCTACCCGTGGCGGTGACTGGTTTGACGGCGGCAAGTGGCGTGCGATGCACTTGCACACCTGGACTCCTTCTCACGAGCTGATGCGGAACTCTTGGGACTGGGGCTTTAACGCCATCGGTACAGCGAACCGTATCCTGACGCAACTGGAGACTGCTCCGGAGTCTGACAACAAGCGGCAGACGATTGCAGAGGTGAAGACCATGCGCGCCTGGTATTATTACAACATGATGGATGCTTTCGGGAACATACCGGTAGTGACCACATTTGATGATAATGCTGCTGCCCCGATGCAAATGCCACGGGCTGAGGTGGCTGCCTTTATTGCTGCTGAGCTAGAGGAAAACCTGCAGTACCTGACAGAGGAGGTAAGCCCAACCACCTACGGCAGGCCTACCAAGTGGATGGCCCACACGCTGCTGGCGAAGCTCTACCTAAACTCTGAGGTATACACCGGCAAAGCAACGGCGCCGGATGGAGAGCTTTACTGGGATAAGGTGGTAAAGCATGCCGACGCAGTCATCAACTCGGACAAATATGCGTTGGAGTCGAACTACTTCGATATGTTTAAACCTACCAATGGCCCTCAGAACAGAGAACCCATCTTCTCGATTCCGTTTGACGCGGTGAAGGCAAAGGGTAACCTGCTCTACAACAAAGTGCTGCACTACGCACACCGCGATACTTACGGGCTGACCACTAACCCCTGGAACGGCTGGACCACTACGCCAAGTTTCTTCAACCTGTTTGCAGATCAGGACATACGCAAGCAGCAGTGGCTGTACGGGCAGCAACTAAACGCAAGCGGCGACAACCTTGTGTACAATGGCGTGAATGTGGTGCTGGATCCTTACTATTTCCCGGCCTTCGATGTAGGAGGCGAGGATGACCTGGGCCGCCTAGCTGGTGCCCGTAACATCAAGTATCTGCCAGACCCAAACGCTGTTAACTTCAACGCTAATAACGACGTGGTGATCTTCCGTTATGCCGACGTGCTTCTGATGAAAGCGGAGGCTATCCTAAGGGGCAGCAGCCTAGGGTCAAGGGCTGATGCGCTGGCGCTCGTAAACCAGGTCCGTGACAGAGCCTTCAACGATAACCCTGAGTTTAGGTACACAGACGCTAACCTGACTCTGCAGAACATCTACAATGAAAGAGGCCGCGAGTTTGCGCTGGAGATGACCCGTCGTACAGACATGATTCGCTTCGGGAGGTTTGAGGATGAAATACTGTTTAAGCCTGCCAACCCGGGTGAGACCTATAAGCGTCTCTTTCCGATTCCAGCTACAGCGATCGCGTCAAACCCTAACCTTGTGCAAAACCCTGGTTATTAA
- a CDS encoding SusF/SusE family outer membrane protein gives MRRVNILYRLMALLSLSGALLTFSSCDKVEHELDELVVSLDAQTPDTVFFGETFEVKLLANQAREVQISLAHEDNPTETVHTETLVNEGNGFVFTTEVEVPEDGSWSGDYVLKAVAVGGGGQTEKTRTVHFKPSPIKNYYLVGGSSAAGWEPTNGIKMMRHTKEDDGVVTEWYDVFGYFTVDGDGLKILPTNTGWDGDMGAKKGEEGALTDTDEDNITVPADGFYRLRINPKAGTYSLVKSNWGVIGDATPGGWDNDTDMTLVSASKGKYEWTATINLESGKAFKFRENDGWDVNLGLDGSGPQLKYDGGNIQVGATKQYTVKLNLTPSGYTYTIE, from the coding sequence ATGAGAAGAGTAAATATACTATACAGGCTTATGGCGCTGCTCTCGCTTAGCGGTGCCCTGCTGACGTTCAGCTCTTGCGACAAGGTAGAGCATGAGTTGGATGAACTTGTAGTGTCGCTTGACGCGCAGACACCGGATACAGTCTTCTTCGGTGAAACGTTTGAGGTAAAGTTGTTGGCAAACCAGGCCAGGGAAGTGCAGATTTCCTTGGCTCATGAAGATAACCCTACTGAAACAGTTCACACTGAGACGCTGGTTAACGAAGGAAATGGATTTGTTTTCACTACGGAGGTAGAGGTGCCGGAAGACGGCTCTTGGTCCGGTGATTACGTGCTGAAAGCTGTTGCTGTAGGTGGCGGTGGCCAAACGGAGAAGACAAGAACTGTGCATTTCAAGCCTTCCCCAATCAAAAACTATTATTTGGTCGGTGGGTCGTCTGCTGCTGGCTGGGAGCCAACCAACGGAATCAAGATGATGCGCCATACAAAAGAAGATGATGGGGTGGTGACCGAGTGGTATGATGTGTTCGGTTACTTCACCGTAGATGGCGATGGCTTGAAGATCCTTCCTACTAACACAGGATGGGATGGCGACATGGGGGCCAAAAAGGGAGAAGAAGGTGCCCTGACGGACACGGATGAGGATAACATCACCGTTCCGGCCGATGGCTTCTACCGCTTGCGCATCAACCCTAAAGCTGGAACGTACAGCCTGGTTAAATCTAACTGGGGAGTTATTGGTGATGCGACCCCGGGTGGATGGGACAACGATACTGACATGACACTGGTTTCTGCCAGCAAAGGAAAGTATGAGTGGACCGCCACGATCAACCTGGAAAGCGGTAAAGCTTTCAAGTTCAGGGAGAATGATGGCTGGGATGTGAACCTCGGCTTGGACGGTTCCGGACCTCAGCTCAAGTATGATGGCGGCAACATTCAAGTAGGTGCCACCAAGCAATACACCGTGAAGCTAAACTTGACCCCGTCTGGCTACACGTACACAATAGAATAA
- a CDS encoding acyl-CoA dehydrogenase family protein, translating into MSLEKTLDLIRQIAESTVRDEAPVVDKEAMWPEQSMRRLQREGLGGFVVPKESGGLGHGLFGLAQACELIGEESASAGLCFGMHSVGTAMIAAKATEYQKKNFLEPIAAGEHLTTLALSEPGTGSHFYFPQTQLLSVSESEFILKGEKTFVTNGSKADSYVISTMGVDPEAMQHEFSCVVVEGDREGLRWGAKWNGIGMRGNSSRSLALQEVRVPAQNLLGDQGDQLWYVFQVVAPYFLTAMSGTYLGVAQAAFNEAREHLMKRSYRHSGMSLSHNQLLQHRLGTLWAKIERTRQLIYSATRQYDNGDPMAVLSIISSKAEVANCAVEVVNEALTLSGGIAYRENSRLELLLRDARAAHVMAPTTDILYTWLGRALLEQPILDS; encoded by the coding sequence ATGAGTTTAGAGAAGACACTAGACCTGATCAGGCAAATAGCAGAGAGTACCGTACGTGACGAAGCTCCCGTAGTGGACAAAGAGGCGATGTGGCCCGAGCAAAGTATGCGCAGGCTGCAACGGGAGGGGCTCGGAGGTTTTGTGGTGCCGAAGGAGAGCGGTGGCCTGGGGCACGGCCTTTTCGGGCTGGCGCAGGCCTGTGAGCTGATAGGAGAGGAGTCTGCCTCAGCCGGGCTTTGCTTCGGAATGCACTCCGTGGGCACGGCCATGATTGCGGCCAAGGCCACGGAGTATCAGAAAAAGAACTTTCTGGAACCCATAGCTGCTGGCGAGCATCTGACCACGCTGGCGCTGAGTGAGCCCGGCACAGGCTCCCATTTTTACTTCCCGCAAACGCAGTTGCTGTCGGTATCTGAAAGCGAGTTTATACTGAAGGGCGAGAAGACGTTTGTGACCAACGGCAGCAAGGCCGATTCGTACGTTATCTCCACAATGGGCGTAGACCCGGAGGCCATGCAGCATGAGTTTTCATGTGTGGTGGTGGAGGGAGATCGGGAGGGCCTGCGTTGGGGGGCGAAGTGGAACGGAATCGGAATGCGCGGCAACTCCTCGCGCAGCCTGGCCCTGCAGGAGGTGAGGGTACCGGCCCAAAACCTGTTAGGCGACCAGGGTGACCAGCTGTGGTACGTATTTCAGGTAGTGGCGCCTTACTTCCTCACGGCCATGTCGGGTACGTACCTGGGGGTGGCGCAGGCCGCCTTTAATGAGGCCCGCGAGCACCTGATGAAGCGCTCTTATCGCCACAGCGGTATGTCGCTGAGCCATAACCAGCTGCTGCAGCACCGCCTTGGCACACTATGGGCCAAGATAGAGCGCACACGGCAGCTTATTTACAGTGCCACTCGCCAATACGACAACGGAGACCCCATGGCCGTGCTCTCCATCATATCCTCTAAAGCCGAGGTGGCCAATTGTGCCGTAGAGGTTGTGAACGAGGCTCTGACCCTCTCCGGGGGTATTGCCTACCGCGAGAACTCCCGGTTGGAGCTACTGCTGCGCGATGCCCGCGCCGCACACGTCATGGCCCCGACCACCGACATACTTTATACCTGGCTGGGCCGCGCCCTGCTGGAGCAACCTATACTCGACAGTTAG
- a CDS encoding sensor histidine kinase, producing the protein MTEILYTGLYTSTLALLKENLQGVDVTFEEVAEGEVRRMDGNLKKYGVLLVGEEVNNPVRVAQEAYARDKTLSVLLINDERNFVRVKQSLQFSPFVGPTVMCVSSQVQERLVDMVQDAAQRTAQRRSFQKMRKSVATDLDFSLTALEKVPGDYTARVLEEAPIGAALISKYGKVLTINTYAAHLFGKTEREILSGPLLPLFPVQVQPDVEKFVNQETITEQKRVFELPLEAGVKYLEISLAEVDDRNRENFRILIINDITETIRSQQRTQAHLHELEQMNANLKRLNTDLDTFVYTASHDLKSPILNIEGLVELLEGSLGEKRQDVAAELAHIKASVQRFKNTVEDLTEVARIQKSFEQEATLLHVEKMVKEVKELVSFEISAADAVVELDCSAAPQLYFSKRNFKSILYNLISNAIKYKSPDRAPHIGIKTWQEGSDFYLQVKDNGLGIPDSKRQRVFELFKRLHVHVQGTGIGLYIVKRVVQNNGGEIDLQSKVGEGSTFTIRLKV; encoded by the coding sequence ATGACGGAGATCCTCTATACCGGCCTCTATACTTCCACGCTTGCGCTCCTGAAGGAAAATTTGCAGGGGGTGGACGTCACGTTCGAGGAGGTGGCTGAGGGCGAGGTGCGCCGCATGGACGGCAACCTGAAGAAGTATGGCGTACTGCTGGTGGGTGAGGAGGTGAACAACCCGGTGCGCGTGGCGCAGGAGGCTTATGCCCGCGACAAAACCCTGTCGGTGTTGCTGATCAACGATGAGCGCAATTTTGTGCGGGTAAAGCAGTCGCTGCAGTTCTCCCCATTTGTGGGGCCAACGGTGATGTGCGTGTCCAGCCAGGTGCAGGAGCGGCTGGTGGACATGGTGCAGGATGCCGCGCAGCGGACGGCGCAGCGCCGCAGTTTCCAGAAGATGCGGAAATCGGTCGCCACTGACCTGGACTTTAGCCTGACGGCGCTGGAGAAGGTGCCTGGTGATTACACGGCCCGTGTGCTGGAGGAGGCGCCCATCGGTGCAGCGCTTATTTCCAAGTACGGCAAGGTGCTCACCATTAACACGTATGCGGCCCACCTGTTCGGTAAAACTGAGCGCGAGATTTTGAGCGGCCCCCTGCTGCCGCTGTTTCCAGTGCAGGTGCAGCCGGACGTGGAAAAGTTTGTAAACCAGGAGACCATTACGGAGCAGAAGCGCGTGTTTGAGCTGCCGCTCGAGGCGGGGGTAAAGTACCTGGAAATTTCGCTGGCGGAGGTGGACGACCGCAACCGGGAGAACTTCAGGATCCTCATCATCAACGACATCACCGAAACCATACGCTCGCAGCAGCGCACCCAGGCGCACCTGCACGAACTGGAGCAGATGAACGCTAACCTCAAGCGCCTGAACACTGACCTCGATACCTTTGTGTACACCGCCTCCCATGACCTCAAATCTCCCATCCTGAACATTGAAGGGCTGGTGGAGCTGCTGGAGGGAAGCCTGGGCGAGAAGCGGCAGGACGTGGCAGCGGAGCTGGCGCATATAAAGGCATCGGTGCAGCGCTTTAAAAACACCGTGGAAGACCTTACTGAGGTGGCGCGCATCCAGAAGAGCTTTGAGCAGGAGGCCACGCTGCTGCATGTAGAAAAGATGGTGAAGGAGGTGAAAGAGCTTGTTTCCTTTGAGATAAGTGCTGCCGATGCCGTGGTGGAACTGGATTGTAGCGCCGCGCCGCAGCTATACTTCTCTAAGCGCAACTTTAAAAGTATACTTTACAACCTTATCAGCAACGCCATCAAGTATAAATCGCCGGACCGTGCTCCGCATATTGGCATTAAAACCTGGCAGGAGGGGAGCGATTTTTACCTGCAGGTGAAGGACAACGGCCTGGGCATACCTGACTCTAAACGGCAGCGGGTGTTTGAGCTGTTTAAGCGCCTGCACGTGCACGTTCAAGGCACTGGCATAGGCTTATACATTGTGAAACGCGTTGTGCAGAACAACGGCGGTGAGATTGACCTGCAAAGCAAGGTAGGGGAGGGAAGCACTTTTACGATCAGGTTGAAAGTATAG